A single region of the Drosophila takahashii strain IR98-3 E-12201 chromosome 2R, DtakHiC1v2, whole genome shotgun sequence genome encodes:
- the mim gene encoding AF4/FMR2 family member lilli isoform X4 has product MDLSLERDSSALGSLFQQIINDMKNTSPLWEDFVAKAGKLHTCLRAAIQAIAAYLDAFQKIADAATNSRGASKEIGTALTRVCLRHKAVETRLKTFTSAIMDCLVQPLQDKIEDWKRTVATIDKDHAKEYKRCRSELKKRSSDTLRLQKKARKGQTDGLQSLMDSHMQDVTLRRAELEDVEKKSLRAAMVEERLRYCSFVHMLQPVVHEECEVMSELGHLQEAMQSIALVTKEPSVLPQASEELIHDAKASINLYPESPGGGSGSQGGGCSNSLGSRKSSVCSISSMNSSGSSNSPGHHHYPRSLSQFVTPAIRLKPGESSDSGFCSSPALTTQASNATNQTANVSTWPPHSQDVVDTLPPTADRPHTISTAYEKGHQRPPLTVYTFQNPETIHESGSCLNNGSAAPNGQPASGQATPATQKSPAASLSRPPLPVRCSSLERPLSAQSNHRQGSGSNLLQRQCPSPIPAHITKELSAAHHAQQQQQQNQQPQTPPTYVNMSELATMAALKLTNQQQQPQQKPSPPPLQQQSSIDSIGSQHSNDSSGSHQLLQQQQHHQPLNHHSATATRSHSISSTASSLHSHPSIDSTVACGSLVGQPNHSTSTNTNTTSPSSGSSTPQNHYSPLLTNSPTSTAAGTPSGSSLGGPGSSLGFVYQVSSPTPPSSEVLKITEQAAAGQDQGTVAEETDERSRASVLQKASMFEKAAAAAAVSPPAPNQVAPAVASPAAGGRRSEAEQQEMDKSFEDSIQALNNLIGELDSFQREIDEGKGGKPMSNSSSNNNQTTTSSSNSNSSSDNNNLPTSNIEPCAISNQTNSSGCGTDISDTTSDELAGDEMDARRRNRDRDMLGASDSELSRCYVSETSSLTGGLTAGGYENPTFAHFVANAASRDDAISLASDSVCLGQPRHAYVDTCSDSGSAVVVIYDHQIPNTPDIEFVKQNSEIVVLRTKDPQPQTLQLHEMRELQHLPANLAASPDSSPDSNGGGQAPATATVAPAKQRLSSFRATSEQQLQLLGRGSPQRGKATTEQSAQDQHFPQQQQDISQTVDPTRRQLPPKPTSLSIFNGPAPSVGDRPLVPRKSDFKADLDAKIRRQKQKVKQQLQQQQQSPQQQQAAQEPQHSPQSPQTRNCNVTNKPAANVTASPASASAFIDSHPNQNHRMPNQNQTATSNHKQSKTPALMALSPSSPRGHLPLSSSSLATTSSSSPSNAPPSMLPASDRPPAHPYVCSNAPANPHHANSISNANANLKPCITPRPASLSGGAAGGGSTRIARRSSINQAKPPPPVRRSSSVTPSPNASVGLQHQQQQEHHQLSSSSEHLPPPPAFMLDAMPQMPQVPQMPSSALKVSETVRALAAMRHQPASPVSLRRMQQQQQQQQQQQQPLLQSVHHQSPLNDDPTVYYDSYLDLHAYAQQMTSQQQRFNHHQQQQQQNLYLPPVYQAPPPADATFRTSSPAAGGGGGGGGIYAQPKLVSSMSSFRTSSPSPNGHAHPLPPTQPKTNPNLIAQLNARLSGKQQQQVEGIYGNQQAPGGESIYMRSGLSTMSQPPQQQHYDAAAQSPNMRHAHSHQQYQQPQQQHYTCPPPLEDPPPPPIYAAGASATMPKKMARPPTGQNATLPKNMMQQQQRLQQQQQQHQQQYQQPAGLGIGNGNGHLGQRPQLPLPQQKLRAAQQQLLAEQQQHQLQQQQQQRQPPIPSRHSSVQQKIFVSTNPFIQTTAVKFHSPSASPTCGSPVTGSGSGSLASIYATTSRSGHHHQQQQHAHQQQQQHYYRDVAGGNSNGGAAYYNHNAHAHSQAHHSNYATSTNIEKTGSIRAKTKAEFLENLNAKLAKQGMSGRAFAVRNLINSKALMYQNPQKLSRPSAQYRRPPTYPNTSTTTNATCEDQC; this is encoded by the exons ATGGATCTAAGTCTGGAACGCGATAGCTCCGCGCTGGGTAGTCTCTTCCAGCAGATTATCAATGACATGAAG AATACTTCGCCACTGTGGGAGGATTTTGTGGCTAAAGCCGGAAAACTGCACACATGCTTGAG GGCCGCCATCCAGGCGATCGCCGCCTATTTGGATGCCTTCCAAAAGATAGCCGATGCGGCGACCAATTCAAGAG GAGCCTCCAAGGAGATCGGCACCGCCCTGACCCGCGTCTGCCTGCGCCACAAGGCGGTGGAGACGCGCCTGAAGACCTTCACCAGCGCCATCATGGATTGCCTGGTGCAGCCGCTGCAGGACAAGATCGAGGACTGGAAGCGCACGGTGGCCACCATCGACAAGGACCATGCCAAAGAATACAAGCGGTGTCGCAGCGAGCTGAAGAAGCGTTCCAGCGACACGCTGCGCCTGCAGAAGAAGGCTCGCAAGGGTCAGACGGACGGGCTGCAGTCGCTAATGGACTCCCACATGCAGGACGTGACCCTGCGCCGCGCCGAGCTGGAGGACGTGGAGAAGAAGTCCCTGAGGGCGGCCATGGTGGAGGAGCGGCTGCGCTACTGCAGCTTCGTTCACATGCTCCAGCCGGTGGTGCACGAGGAGTGCGAGGTCATGTCGGAGTTGGGTCATCTTCAG GAGGCCATGCAGTCGATTGCCCTGGTAACCAAGGAGCCCAGTGTCCTGCCCCAGGCCTCCGAGGAGCTCATCCACGACGCCAAGGCCAGCATTAATCTGTATCCGGAGTCCCCGGGCGGCGGTTCCGGCTCGCAGGGCGGTGGCTGCTCCAATTCGCTGGGTTCGCGAAAGAGCTCCGTCTGCTCCATCAGCAGCATGAACAGCAGTGGCTCCAGCAACTCGCCGGGTCACCATCACTATCCTCGCTCTCTGTCGCAG TTTGTAACGCCCGCAATTCGCTTGAAACCTGGTGAATCCAGTGATAGTGGCTTTTGCTCATCGCCAGCTCTAACAACACAG GCTTCGAATGCAACGAATCAGACGGCAAATGTCTCCACCTGGCCCCCACATTCCCAGGACGTTGTGGACACCCTGCCACCGACCGCCGACCGTCCGCACACTATCTCGACGGCCTACGAGAAGGGTCACCAGCGTCCGCCGCTGACCGTCTACACGTTCCAGAACCCGGAGACCATTCACGAGTCGGGAAGCTGCCTCAACAACGGATCCGCTGCCCCGAATGGTCAGCCCGCCTCGGGACAGGCCACGCCGGCCACCCAGAAGTCTCCGGCTGCCTCACTAAGTCGGCCCCCTTTGCCAGTT CGCTGTTCTTCGCTGGAGCGACCGCTCTCGGCCCAGAGTAACCACCGCCAGGGAAGCGGGAGCAACCTGCTGCAGCGCCAGTGCCCCTCACCGATTCCGGCTCATATCACGAAAG AGCTGTCCGCAGCGCACCatgcacagcagcagcagcagcaaaaccaGCAGCCCCAGACGCCGCCCACCTATGTGAACATGTCCGAGTTGGCCACCATGGCGGCCTTGAAGCTGAccaaccagcagcagcagccgcagcagaaGCCCTCGCCACCGCCTCTGCAACAGCAGAGCTCCATTGACTCCATAGGATCGCAGCATTCCAACGACTCCTCCGGCTCCCATCAgctcctccagcagcagcagcatcatcagCCGCTGAATCATCACTCAGCCACCGCCACACGCTCCCATTCCATATCCTCGACGGCCTCGTCACTGCACTCGCATCCGTCGATCGACTCCACCGTCGCTTGCGGCTCGCTGGTGGGCCAGCCCAACCACAGCACCAGCACCAACACGAACACCACCTCGCCGTCCAGTGGCAGCTCGACGCCACAGAATCATTACTCGCCCCTGCTAACCAACTCCCCCACGTCCACAGCGGCAGGTACTCCCAGCGGCAGCAGTCTAGGTGGTCCTGGATCATCGCTGGGATTCGTTTACCAGGTCAGCTCACCGACGCCGCCTTCTAGTGAGGTGCTGAAGATCACCGAGCAGGCGGCAGCTGGACAGGATCAGGGAACGGTAGCAGAGGAGACGGATGAGCGGTCGCGAGCCTCCGTTCTGCAGAAGGCCTCGATGTTTGAGaaggcggcagcagcggcagcggtcTCGCCACCGGCTCCCAATCAGGTGGCTCCGGCAGTAGCTTCTCCAGCTGCCGGAGGACGACGATCCGAGGCGGAGCAACAGGAAATGG ACAAGTCTTTCGAAGATTCAATACAAGcactaaataatttaattggcgAACTAGACTCGTTCCAACGCGAGATCGATGAGGGCAAGGGCGGCAAGCCGatgagcaacagcagcagcaataacaACCAAACGacgaccagcagcagcaacagcaacagcagcagcgacaacaacaacctgCCCACCAGCAACATCGAGCCCTGCGCCATCAGCAATCAGACAAATTCGAGCGGCTGTGGAACTGACATATCGGACACCACGTCCGACGAACTGGCCGGCGACGAGATGGACGCCAGGCGGCGGAATCGAGATCGGGACATGCTGGGCGCCAGCGATTCGGAGCTGAGTCGCTGCTATGTGAGCGAGACGAGTTCGCTGACCGGTGGCCTAACGGCCGGCGGCTACGAGAATCCCACATTCGCGCACTTTGTGGCCAATGCTGCGAGTCGGGACGATGCCATTTCGCTGGCCTCGGACAGCGTCTGCCTGGGCCAGCCACGGCATGCCTACGTGGACACATGCAGCGACAGCGGCAGTGCCGTGGTGGTGATCTACGACCATCAGATTCCCAACACGCCGGACATTGAGTTCGTCAAGCAGAATTCGGAGATTGTGGTGCTGCGCACCAAGGATCCGCAGCCCCAGACGCTGCAGCTGCACGAGATGCGCGAGCTGCAGCATTTGCCGGCCAATTTGGCCGCTTCGCCGGACTCCTCGCCGGACTCCAACGGCGGTGGCCAGGCGCCGGCGACAGCAACTGTGGCGCCCGCCAAGCAGCGACTCTCCTCGTTTCGCGCCACCAGTGAGCAGCAGCTACAGCTCCTCGGACGCGGCAGTCCGCAAAGAGGTAAAGCAACCACTGAGCAGTCGGCACAGGACCAGCATTtcccacagcagcagcaggatatTAGCCAGACAGTAGATCCCACGAGGCGCCAGCTGCCGCCAAAGCCCACCAGCTTGAGCATTTTCAATGGCCCCGCGCCCAGTGTGGGCGATAGGCCGCTGGTGCCCCGAAAGTCCGACTTTAAGGCCGATCTAGATGCGAAAATACGCAGGCAAAAGCAGAAGGTTaagcagcagttgcagcagcagcaacaatcgccgcagcagcagcaagcaGCACAAGAACCGCAACACTCACCACAGTCGCCCCAAACCAGAAACTGTAATGTCACTAATAAACCAGCCGCCAATGTTACTGCATCccctgcatctgcatctgcattcATCGATTCGCATCCGAACCAAAATCATAGAATGCCAAACCAAAATCAGACAGCCACATCCAATCACAAGCAAAGCAAGACGCCCGCATTAATGGCATTGTCACCGTCATCACCTCGCGGCCATCTACCATTATCATCGTCATCGCTAGCCACCacttcatcatcatcgccatcAAATGCTCCGCCATCGATGTTGCCCGCCAGTGACCGACCACCCGCCCATCCATATGTGTGCTCCAATGCCCCAGCCAATCCCCATCATGCCAATAGCATTTCCAATGCCAATGCCAATCTCAAGCCGTGCATTACGCCCCGGCCGGCCTCGTTGTCGG gaggagcagcgggCGGTGGCTCCACGCGCATCGCACGTCGTTCGTCCATCAATCAGGCCAAGCCACCGCCGCCAGTGAGACGCAGCTCGTCGGTGACCCCCAGTCCCAATGCCTCGGTGGGG CTGCAgcaccaacagcaacaagaacACCACCAGCTAAGCAGCTCCAGCGAGCACTTACCGCCGCCGCCGGCATTCATGCTAGACGCCATGCCCCAAATGCCCCAGGTGCCCCAGATGCCCAGCTCGGCGCTGAAGGTATCGGAGACGGTAAGAGCCCTGGCAGCCATGCGGCACCAACCGGCATCGCCTGTGTCGCTCAGACgcatgcaacagcagcagcagcaacagcagcagcaacagcaacctcTATTGCAG TCTGTGCACCACCAATCCCCCCTGAACGATGACCCGACCGTCTACTACGACTCCTACTTGGATCTGCACGCCTATGCCCAGCAGATGACCAGCCAGCAACAACGCTTtaaccaccaccagcagcagcagcagcaaaatctTTATCTACCGCCTGTTTACCAAGCTCCGCCGCCAGCCGATGCC ACGTTCCGCACTTCATCACCAGCCGCTGGCGGAGGAGGGGGTGGCGGCGGCATTTACGCCCAGCCCAAACTGGTCAGCAGCATGTCCAGCTTCCGCACCAGCAGCCCCAGTCCCAATGGACATGCTCACCCACTGCCACCGACACAGCCAAAGACGAATCCGAATCTAATTGCACAGCTCAATGCACGACTCAGCggcaaacagcagcagcaggttgAGGGGATCTATGGAAACCAGCAGGCGCCCGGAGGAGAGTCCATCTACATGCGGAGTGGCCTGTCCACCATGTCGCAGCcgccacagcagcaacactatGACG CAGCTGCTCAATCGCCGAACATGAGACATGCCCATTCCCATCAGCAATatcagcagccgcagcagcagcactacACCTGTCCGCCTCCGCTGGAGGAtccgccaccgccgcccatTTACGCCGCCGGTGCCTCGGCCACGATGCCCAAGAAGATGGCCCGCCCGCCCACTGGCCAGAATGCCACGCTGCCCAAGAACatgatgcagcagcagcaacgattgcagcaacagcagcagcaacatcagcagcaataTCAACAGCCGGCAGGTTTGGGCATTGGCAACGGCAATGGTCACTTGGGTCAGCGTCCGCAGTTGCCGCTGCCCCAGCAGAAACTTCGCGCGGCACAGCAGCAACTCTTGGccgaacagcagcaacatcagctgcagcagcaacaacagcaacgccAGCCACCCATACCTTCGCGTCACTCGAGTGTGCAGCAAAAGATATTCGTCTCGACGAATCCATTCATACAGACAACGGCCGTCAAATTTCACTCGCCCTCAGCCTCGCCCACTTGCGGCTCGCCGGTGACTGGATCTGGATCAGGGTCCTTGGCCAGCATTTATGCCACAACCTCGCGTAGCGGCCAccatcaccagcagcagcaacatgctcaccagcagcagcagcaacactatTATCGCGATGTTGCTGGGGGCAACAGCAATGGCGGCGCTGCCTACTATAATCACAATGCCCATGCCCATTCCCAGGCACATCACTCAA
- the mim gene encoding AF4/FMR2 family member lilli isoform X8 has protein sequence MDLSLERDSSALGSLFQQIINDMKNTSPLWEDFVAKAGKLHTCLRAAIQAIAAYLDAFQKIADAATNSRGASKEIGTALTRVCLRHKAVETRLKTFTSAIMDCLVQPLQDKIEDWKRTVATIDKDHAKEYKRCRSELKKRSSDTLRLQKKARKGQTDGLQSLMDSHMQDVTLRRAELEDVEKKSLRAAMVEERLRYCSFVHMLQPVVHEECEVMSELGHLQEAMQSIALVTKEPSVLPQASEELIHDAKASINLYPESPGGGSGSQGGGCSNSLGSRKSSVCSISSMNSSGSSNSPGHHHYPRSLSQFVTPAIRLKPGESSDSGFCSSPALTTQASNATNQTANVSTWPPHSQDVVDTLPPTADRPHTISTAYEKGHQRPPLTVYTFQNPETIHESGSCLNNGSAAPNGQPASGQATPATQKSPAASLSRPPLPVRCSSLERPLSAQSNHRQGSGSNLLQRQCPSPIPAHITKELSAAHHAQQQQQQNQQPQTPPTYVNMSELATMAALKLTNQQQQPQQKPSPPPLQQQSSIDSIGSQHSNDSSGSHQLLQQQQHHQPLNHHSATATRSHSISSTASSLHSHPSIDSTVACGSLVGQPNHSTSTNTNTTSPSSGSSTPQNHYSPLLTNSPTSTAAGTPSGSSLGGPGSSLGFVYQVSSPTPPSSEVLKITEQAAAGQDQGTVAEETDERSRASVLQKASMFEKAAAAAAVSPPAPNQVAPAVASPAAGGRRSEAEQQEMDKSFEDSIQALNNLIGELDSFQREIDEGKGGKPMSNSSSNNNQTTTSSSNSNSSSDNNNLPTSNIEPCAISNQTNSSGCGTDISDTTSDELAGDEMDARRRNRDRDMLGASDSELSRCYVSETSSLTGGLTAGGYENPTFAHFVANAASRDDAISLASDSVCLGQPRHAYVDTCSDSGSAVVVIYDHQIPNTPDIEFVKQNSEIVVLRTKDPQPQTLQLHEMRELQHLPANLAASPDSSPDSNGGGQAPATATVAPAKQRLSSFRATSEQQLQLLGRGSPQRGKATTEQSAQDQHFPQQQQDISQTVDPTRRQLPPKPTSLSIFNGPAPSVGDRPLVPRKSDFKADLDAKIRRQKQKVKQQLQQQQQSPQQQQAAQEPQHSPQSPQTRNCNVTNKPAANVTASPASASAFIDSHPNQNHRMPNQNQTATSNHKQSKTPALMALSPSSPRGHLPLSSSSLATTSSSSPSNAPPSMLPASDRPPAHPYVCSNAPANPHHANSISNANANLKPCITPRPASLSGGAAGGGSTRIARRSSINQAKPPPPVRRSSSVTPSPNASVGLQHQQQQEHHQLSSSSEHLPPPPAFMLDAMPQMPQVPQMPSSALKVSETVRALAAMRHQPASPVSLRRMQQQQQQQQQQQQPLLQSVHHQSPLNDDPTVYYDSYLDLHAYAQQMTSQQQRFNHHQQQQQQNLYLPPVYQAPPPADATFRTSSPAAGGGGGGGGIYAQPKLVSSMSSFRTSSPSPNGHAHPLPPTQPKTNPNLIAQLNARLSGKQQQQVEGIYGNQQAPGGESIYMRSGLSTMSQPPQQQHYDDYATSTNIEKTGSIRAKTKAEFLENLNAKLAKQGMSGRAFAVRNLINSKALMYQNPQKLSRPSAQYRRPPTYPNTSTTTNATCEDQC, from the exons ATGGATCTAAGTCTGGAACGCGATAGCTCCGCGCTGGGTAGTCTCTTCCAGCAGATTATCAATGACATGAAG AATACTTCGCCACTGTGGGAGGATTTTGTGGCTAAAGCCGGAAAACTGCACACATGCTTGAG GGCCGCCATCCAGGCGATCGCCGCCTATTTGGATGCCTTCCAAAAGATAGCCGATGCGGCGACCAATTCAAGAG GAGCCTCCAAGGAGATCGGCACCGCCCTGACCCGCGTCTGCCTGCGCCACAAGGCGGTGGAGACGCGCCTGAAGACCTTCACCAGCGCCATCATGGATTGCCTGGTGCAGCCGCTGCAGGACAAGATCGAGGACTGGAAGCGCACGGTGGCCACCATCGACAAGGACCATGCCAAAGAATACAAGCGGTGTCGCAGCGAGCTGAAGAAGCGTTCCAGCGACACGCTGCGCCTGCAGAAGAAGGCTCGCAAGGGTCAGACGGACGGGCTGCAGTCGCTAATGGACTCCCACATGCAGGACGTGACCCTGCGCCGCGCCGAGCTGGAGGACGTGGAGAAGAAGTCCCTGAGGGCGGCCATGGTGGAGGAGCGGCTGCGCTACTGCAGCTTCGTTCACATGCTCCAGCCGGTGGTGCACGAGGAGTGCGAGGTCATGTCGGAGTTGGGTCATCTTCAG GAGGCCATGCAGTCGATTGCCCTGGTAACCAAGGAGCCCAGTGTCCTGCCCCAGGCCTCCGAGGAGCTCATCCACGACGCCAAGGCCAGCATTAATCTGTATCCGGAGTCCCCGGGCGGCGGTTCCGGCTCGCAGGGCGGTGGCTGCTCCAATTCGCTGGGTTCGCGAAAGAGCTCCGTCTGCTCCATCAGCAGCATGAACAGCAGTGGCTCCAGCAACTCGCCGGGTCACCATCACTATCCTCGCTCTCTGTCGCAG TTTGTAACGCCCGCAATTCGCTTGAAACCTGGTGAATCCAGTGATAGTGGCTTTTGCTCATCGCCAGCTCTAACAACACAG GCTTCGAATGCAACGAATCAGACGGCAAATGTCTCCACCTGGCCCCCACATTCCCAGGACGTTGTGGACACCCTGCCACCGACCGCCGACCGTCCGCACACTATCTCGACGGCCTACGAGAAGGGTCACCAGCGTCCGCCGCTGACCGTCTACACGTTCCAGAACCCGGAGACCATTCACGAGTCGGGAAGCTGCCTCAACAACGGATCCGCTGCCCCGAATGGTCAGCCCGCCTCGGGACAGGCCACGCCGGCCACCCAGAAGTCTCCGGCTGCCTCACTAAGTCGGCCCCCTTTGCCAGTT CGCTGTTCTTCGCTGGAGCGACCGCTCTCGGCCCAGAGTAACCACCGCCAGGGAAGCGGGAGCAACCTGCTGCAGCGCCAGTGCCCCTCACCGATTCCGGCTCATATCACGAAAG AGCTGTCCGCAGCGCACCatgcacagcagcagcagcagcaaaaccaGCAGCCCCAGACGCCGCCCACCTATGTGAACATGTCCGAGTTGGCCACCATGGCGGCCTTGAAGCTGAccaaccagcagcagcagccgcagcagaaGCCCTCGCCACCGCCTCTGCAACAGCAGAGCTCCATTGACTCCATAGGATCGCAGCATTCCAACGACTCCTCCGGCTCCCATCAgctcctccagcagcagcagcatcatcagCCGCTGAATCATCACTCAGCCACCGCCACACGCTCCCATTCCATATCCTCGACGGCCTCGTCACTGCACTCGCATCCGTCGATCGACTCCACCGTCGCTTGCGGCTCGCTGGTGGGCCAGCCCAACCACAGCACCAGCACCAACACGAACACCACCTCGCCGTCCAGTGGCAGCTCGACGCCACAGAATCATTACTCGCCCCTGCTAACCAACTCCCCCACGTCCACAGCGGCAGGTACTCCCAGCGGCAGCAGTCTAGGTGGTCCTGGATCATCGCTGGGATTCGTTTACCAGGTCAGCTCACCGACGCCGCCTTCTAGTGAGGTGCTGAAGATCACCGAGCAGGCGGCAGCTGGACAGGATCAGGGAACGGTAGCAGAGGAGACGGATGAGCGGTCGCGAGCCTCCGTTCTGCAGAAGGCCTCGATGTTTGAGaaggcggcagcagcggcagcggtcTCGCCACCGGCTCCCAATCAGGTGGCTCCGGCAGTAGCTTCTCCAGCTGCCGGAGGACGACGATCCGAGGCGGAGCAACAGGAAATGG ACAAGTCTTTCGAAGATTCAATACAAGcactaaataatttaattggcgAACTAGACTCGTTCCAACGCGAGATCGATGAGGGCAAGGGCGGCAAGCCGatgagcaacagcagcagcaataacaACCAAACGacgaccagcagcagcaacagcaacagcagcagcgacaacaacaacctgCCCACCAGCAACATCGAGCCCTGCGCCATCAGCAATCAGACAAATTCGAGCGGCTGTGGAACTGACATATCGGACACCACGTCCGACGAACTGGCCGGCGACGAGATGGACGCCAGGCGGCGGAATCGAGATCGGGACATGCTGGGCGCCAGCGATTCGGAGCTGAGTCGCTGCTATGTGAGCGAGACGAGTTCGCTGACCGGTGGCCTAACGGCCGGCGGCTACGAGAATCCCACATTCGCGCACTTTGTGGCCAATGCTGCGAGTCGGGACGATGCCATTTCGCTGGCCTCGGACAGCGTCTGCCTGGGCCAGCCACGGCATGCCTACGTGGACACATGCAGCGACAGCGGCAGTGCCGTGGTGGTGATCTACGACCATCAGATTCCCAACACGCCGGACATTGAGTTCGTCAAGCAGAATTCGGAGATTGTGGTGCTGCGCACCAAGGATCCGCAGCCCCAGACGCTGCAGCTGCACGAGATGCGCGAGCTGCAGCATTTGCCGGCCAATTTGGCCGCTTCGCCGGACTCCTCGCCGGACTCCAACGGCGGTGGCCAGGCGCCGGCGACAGCAACTGTGGCGCCCGCCAAGCAGCGACTCTCCTCGTTTCGCGCCACCAGTGAGCAGCAGCTACAGCTCCTCGGACGCGGCAGTCCGCAAAGAGGTAAAGCAACCACTGAGCAGTCGGCACAGGACCAGCATTtcccacagcagcagcaggatatTAGCCAGACAGTAGATCCCACGAGGCGCCAGCTGCCGCCAAAGCCCACCAGCTTGAGCATTTTCAATGGCCCCGCGCCCAGTGTGGGCGATAGGCCGCTGGTGCCCCGAAAGTCCGACTTTAAGGCCGATCTAGATGCGAAAATACGCAGGCAAAAGCAGAAGGTTaagcagcagttgcagcagcagcaacaatcgccgcagcagcagcaagcaGCACAAGAACCGCAACACTCACCACAGTCGCCCCAAACCAGAAACTGTAATGTCACTAATAAACCAGCCGCCAATGTTACTGCATCccctgcatctgcatctgcattcATCGATTCGCATCCGAACCAAAATCATAGAATGCCAAACCAAAATCAGACAGCCACATCCAATCACAAGCAAAGCAAGACGCCCGCATTAATGGCATTGTCACCGTCATCACCTCGCGGCCATCTACCATTATCATCGTCATCGCTAGCCACCacttcatcatcatcgccatcAAATGCTCCGCCATCGATGTTGCCCGCCAGTGACCGACCACCCGCCCATCCATATGTGTGCTCCAATGCCCCAGCCAATCCCCATCATGCCAATAGCATTTCCAATGCCAATGCCAATCTCAAGCCGTGCATTACGCCCCGGCCGGCCTCGTTGTCGG gaggagcagcgggCGGTGGCTCCACGCGCATCGCACGTCGTTCGTCCATCAATCAGGCCAAGCCACCGCCGCCAGTGAGACGCAGCTCGTCGGTGACCCCCAGTCCCAATGCCTCGGTGGGG CTGCAgcaccaacagcaacaagaacACCACCAGCTAAGCAGCTCCAGCGAGCACTTACCGCCGCCGCCGGCATTCATGCTAGACGCCATGCCCCAAATGCCCCAGGTGCCCCAGATGCCCAGCTCGGCGCTGAAGGTATCGGAGACGGTAAGAGCCCTGGCAGCCATGCGGCACCAACCGGCATCGCCTGTGTCGCTCAGACgcatgcaacagcagcagcagcaacagcagcagcaacagcaacctcTATTGCAG TCTGTGCACCACCAATCCCCCCTGAACGATGACCCGACCGTCTACTACGACTCCTACTTGGATCTGCACGCCTATGCCCAGCAGATGACCAGCCAGCAACAACGCTTtaaccaccaccagcagcagcagcagcaaaatctTTATCTACCGCCTGTTTACCAAGCTCCGCCGCCAGCCGATGCC ACGTTCCGCACTTCATCACCAGCCGCTGGCGGAGGAGGGGGTGGCGGCGGCATTTACGCCCAGCCCAAACTGGTCAGCAGCATGTCCAGCTTCCGCACCAGCAGCCCCAGTCCCAATGGACATGCTCACCCACTGCCACCGACACAGCCAAAGACGAATCCGAATCTAATTGCACAGCTCAATGCACGACTCAGCggcaaacagcagcagcaggttgAGGGGATCTATGGAAACCAGCAGGCGCCCGGAGGAGAGTCCATCTACATGCGGAGTGGCCTGTCCACCATGTCGCAGCcgccacagcagcaacactatGACG